One window from the genome of Micromonospora aurantiaca ATCC 27029 encodes:
- a CDS encoding NAD(P)/FAD-dependent oxidoreductase, translating to MTDYRRLSYWLSGLDEPLTPRPGLPGDTDADVAIVGAGYTGLWTAWYLAEADPTLRVVVLEREIAGYGASGRNGGWCSALFPTSLPALARRHGRDRALAMQRAMHDTVAEVGRVAAAEGIDCDWRAGGTVMLARGEAQLQRARAEVAQAHAHGLTDDDLTLLDAAKAAARCNAEGVRGGTYTPHCAAVHPAKLVRGLARAVERRGVRIHERTPVTALRPGAAVTPAGVVRAPVVVRATEGYTPGLPGQRRTVAPVYSLMVATPPLPEETWARIGLAERETFSDYRHVIVYGQRTADGRLAFGGRGAPYHYASRVRQGFDREPRVFAALRRALGELFPVLGPDVPVTHAWGGPLGVARDWAASVGLDRRTGLAWAGGYVGDGVGTSNLAGRTLADLIRGVESDLTALPWVGHRSPHWEPEPLRWLAMNTGLRVMSSADQSEHRTARPSRRADLFNRFLGH from the coding sequence GCTGTGGACGGCCTGGTACCTGGCCGAGGCCGACCCCACGTTGCGCGTCGTCGTGCTGGAGCGGGAGATCGCCGGGTACGGCGCGTCGGGGCGCAACGGCGGCTGGTGCTCGGCGCTGTTCCCCACGTCGCTGCCGGCGCTGGCCCGGCGGCACGGCCGGGACCGGGCACTGGCCATGCAGCGGGCCATGCACGACACGGTCGCCGAGGTGGGGCGGGTCGCCGCCGCCGAGGGCATCGACTGCGACTGGCGGGCCGGCGGCACGGTGATGCTCGCGCGCGGCGAGGCCCAGCTCCAGCGGGCCCGCGCCGAGGTCGCCCAGGCCCACGCGCACGGGCTCACCGACGACGACCTGACGCTGCTCGACGCCGCCAAGGCCGCCGCGCGCTGCAACGCCGAGGGGGTACGCGGCGGCACGTACACCCCGCACTGCGCGGCCGTACACCCGGCGAAGCTGGTCCGGGGCCTGGCCCGGGCGGTGGAGCGCCGGGGCGTACGCATCCACGAGCGCACCCCGGTGACCGCGCTGCGGCCGGGCGCGGCGGTGACCCCGGCGGGCGTGGTCCGGGCGCCCGTGGTGGTGCGTGCGACGGAGGGCTACACGCCGGGGCTGCCGGGTCAGCGGCGGACCGTGGCGCCCGTCTACTCGCTGATGGTGGCCACCCCGCCGCTGCCCGAGGAGACGTGGGCGCGGATCGGGCTGGCGGAGCGGGAGACGTTCTCCGACTACCGGCACGTCATCGTGTACGGCCAGCGCACCGCCGACGGCCGGCTCGCGTTCGGCGGGCGGGGCGCGCCCTACCACTACGCCTCCCGGGTCCGGCAGGGCTTCGACCGGGAGCCGCGGGTGTTCGCGGCGCTGCGCCGGGCGCTCGGGGAGCTGTTCCCGGTGCTCGGGCCGGACGTGCCGGTGACGCACGCCTGGGGCGGGCCGCTCGGCGTGGCCCGGGACTGGGCCGCGTCGGTGGGGCTGGACCGGCGTACCGGGCTGGCCTGGGCCGGCGGCTACGTCGGTGACGGCGTCGGCACCAGCAACCTCGCCGGGCGTACGCTCGCCGACCTGATCCGGGGCGTGGAGAGCGACCTCACGGCGCTGCCCTGGGTCGGGCACCGCTCCCCCCACTGGGAACCGGAGCCGCTGCGCTGGCTGGCCATGAACACCGGCCTGAGGGTGATGTCCTCAGCCGACCAGAGCGAGCACCGCACCGCCCGCCCGTCCCGCCGAGCCGATCTCTTCAACCGCTTCCTGGGCCACTGA
- a CDS encoding DUF3499 domain-containing protein: MRSPRRCSRNGCPRQAVATLTYVYNESTAVVGPLAAFAEPHTYDLCEPHARSLTAPRGWDVVRHEGEFEPPPPTTDDLVALAEAVREAARPAPPRPPEDEPAKPQTPQQGRRGHLRVIPPHH; encoded by the coding sequence GTGAGGTCACCACGGCGCTGCTCCCGTAACGGCTGCCCCCGGCAAGCGGTCGCCACATTGACCTATGTCTACAACGAGTCGACGGCGGTGGTGGGCCCGCTCGCGGCGTTCGCCGAACCGCACACGTACGACCTGTGTGAGCCGCACGCCCGTAGCCTGACCGCCCCGCGCGGCTGGGACGTGGTGCGGCACGAGGGCGAGTTCGAGCCGCCGCCGCCCACCACCGACGACCTGGTGGCGCTGGCCGAGGCGGTACGCGAGGCCGCACGCCCCGCCCCGCCCCGTCCTCCGGAGGACGAGCCCGCCAAGCCCCAGACCCCCCAGCAGGGCCGCCGGGGCCACCTCCGGGTCATCCCACCCCACCACTGA
- a CDS encoding WhiB family transcriptional regulator has translation MDGQLEVADLLGNAPEWQERALCSQTDPEAFFPEKGGSTREAKRICSRCEVKTECLEYALGHDERFGIWGGLSERERRKLKRRVAA, from the coding sequence ATGGACGGCCAGCTCGAGGTGGCCGACCTGCTCGGGAACGCGCCGGAGTGGCAGGAGCGAGCGCTCTGCTCGCAGACCGACCCGGAGGCGTTCTTTCCCGAGAAGGGCGGCTCGACCCGCGAGGCGAAGCGCATCTGCTCGCGGTGCGAAGTGAAGACGGAATGCCTGGAGTACGCGCTCGGCCACGACGAGCGGTTCGGGATCTGGGGTGGCCTCTCCGAGCGGGAGCGGCGCAAGCTCAAGCGGCGGGTCGCCGCCTGA
- a CDS encoding metallopeptidase family protein, which yields MTSPQNRRPGSGRRTHRDRHGRGLRGRLVPATVPLARTKAEVFDDLVLDTVETLERRFAKELAGVEFAVEDVPPDLNVYDSDVLEDGEVPLARLLPGRPGRQEVPPRIVLYRRPLEFRAMDREDLADLVHDVIIEQVANLLGVDPDELA from the coding sequence ATGACGAGCCCCCAGAACCGCCGCCCCGGCTCCGGCCGGCGCACCCACCGTGACCGGCACGGTCGCGGGCTGCGCGGGCGGCTGGTGCCGGCCACGGTGCCGCTGGCGCGGACGAAGGCCGAGGTCTTCGACGATCTGGTGCTCGACACGGTGGAGACGCTCGAACGCCGGTTCGCCAAGGAGCTGGCCGGGGTGGAGTTCGCGGTCGAGGACGTCCCGCCGGATCTGAACGTCTACGACTCGGACGTGCTGGAGGACGGCGAGGTGCCGCTCGCCCGGCTGCTGCCCGGGCGGCCCGGCCGCCAGGAGGTGCCGCCGCGGATCGTGCTCTACCGGCGACCGCTGGAGTTCCGCGCGATGGATCGCGAGGACCTCGCCGACCTGGTGCATGACGTGATCATCGAGCAGGTGGCGAATCTGCTCGGGGTCGACCCGGACGAGCTGGCCTGA